Part of the Zea mays cultivar B73 chromosome 4, Zm-B73-REFERENCE-NAM-5.0, whole genome shotgun sequence genome is shown below.
aagaagcgcAAGGTGGAGGCCGTCGCCGCGGCCGCGGGGGCTTCCTCGGGCGGCGGCGGTGACACGGTGCTGGACGacgccgacgacgacgacggcgggaGCATCGACGCGTCCGGGCTCAACTACGACTCGGAGGACGCCAGGGGCGTTGAGGACAGTGGGAAGAAGGACGGCAAGGACTCCAACGCCAACAGCACGGTGACTGGCGGCGCCACGGGCGACGGGAAGGGTAAGAGGAAGGGGTTGCCGGCCAAGAACCTCATGGCAGAGCGCCGTCGCCGGAAGAAGCTTAATGACCGGCTCTACATGCTCCGGTCCGTCGTGCCCAAGATCAGCAAGGTAAGAATTGTACCTTTGCATCTATGTGTTAATCAGTTACTACGAATTGTAGCTCGTAATTTAGATGAATTCTCCGCGTTTTCGGTAGCAATTAGCAACTAGCATTACTATGTATATGCTTATATTGGTTATCGGTATATGTTTCATGGAATTAATTATGTGAAGCTAGTGTGCTTCATGGTGCAGTAAACTGTTTGTGGAGATGGCGCGCATATAAGATGCAGTTTCTCCCATAGAATTGTAGATGCAATGTGATTTTTTTTTTTTGGTATAAGAAGAACTCTGTGGTTAGCATCGAGGCTCTGTCATTCTAATGTGTGTTCATGTCATCTTGGTATGTTTATGCTATTGACTTTGTGAAGCCGTTGTCCATGTTGTGATGAATTGTTCGTCATGAACTGTTGGTATGCACATCGATCTCAGGTGCAAATTTCACCTAGATGGCAGATGTATACGGATGATTTAGCCATTTAACACTTTTCTATGTTCATCTAGGCATAACCTTGCTTTCTAGGTTCTAAAAGCTACACATCCTTCAGTTCAAAAAGCTATATAGATTAGCATCTGCCACTTCAGCTTCTGTTTAGGTTTTGATGATACTATGGGTAGAGTGCTTCGGTTAGGATCCCAACCTAACAGTTGTGACTTTTATTATATGCATCTCTTGCTTTCTCTTAGAAAAGTACCTACTGTTCTATTTCTTGCAGTTATTGCTGCTGTTAAGGGTGCCTCTTTGTCCAGGGTCATCATGACTAACTTAGCAAAATTTTAGATTTCAATCGTCTGTCCATGATCTCTGTTCATGAGTTGTCCTCCATACAGATCACTATCCATCACAGTGTTCTTTGCCTGATTCCAGGGCCTCTTTCTCTGTTTCGAGTCAACCAAGTAACAGCTTGCACAACAAATACAAATAAAAGATCTGCCCTGCATCTCTGTTGTTACAGTTTGGTTGAGATCAAAGGAAGAGTTTTTTTTTCTTGGGGTGTGTGCCATAGAACAGAAAGGCATCAGTTATGGTGTAATAGTGTTTTCTGCATAACTAGTTCCAGTTACCTGTTTTGTGCTCAGTACTTCACCTTTAGGTGCTGTTGGGTCACGAACTGTAATGTAAATGACAATGGTAATGATTTATGCTCGAGTGACAACGGTAATAGGTTTGAATAGGTCGGTATACATTTTTAGTGTGATATTTGATTACGTTGGACTTAAAcatacatgatttaacgttatatgTTACCTATCACGTTTCAATTacgtgaaccaaacggcaccttaGTCTTATTGGTACATACTTCATTATATTGATAGGTATCACTAGTGTTACTTCCTCCTTTTGACCGGGCAACGAACTGATTGTTTCTGTTGGCAACTGGTAGATGGACAGGGCCTCCATTCTCGGCGACGCAATCGAGTACCTGAAGGAGCTGCTGCAGAAGATCAACGATCTTCAGAATGATCTGGAGTCGTCCCCTTCCACGGCCTCGCTGCCTCCGACGCCCACAAGCTTCCACCCTCTGACCCCGACGCTGCCCACTTTACCGTCTCGCGTGAAGGAAGAGCTGTGCCCAAGCGCATTGCCTAGCCCTACTTCTCAGCAACCGAGGGTCAGTATATGCTCACTTCATTGGCATAATGCTTGCCTTCATATGGTCGGCATAGTGGTTGAAGCATCTGGCTGACTGGTGGCATTTCTATTGCTTGCTGCAACAGGTTGAGGTGAGGATGAGGGAAGGCCGGGCAGTGAACATCCACATGCTGTGCGCTCGCAGGCCCGGTCTCCTGCTCTCTGCCATGAGAGCGATCGAAGGCCTCGGCCTCGATGTCCAGCAAGCTGTCATCAGTTGCTTCAATGGGTTTTCCTTGGACATCTTCAAGGCCGAGGTAATGTACAAATACAATTGCACACATCTTTCTCCTCGCTGCCAGAACCCGACACCTGCGTAGGTATCCATAAGGACGGCGGTAAAGGCCACTCGGAAGCTGCCATGTCCATGTTCATGTTCAACGGCTCAAAATTTGGACTTTGTGATTTTGTTGCCACATGAAAAATATACTTTGCAAGTGCTTACCCGTACGTCTTCCTCGTCGCAGCTGTGCAAGGAAGGCCCTGGGCTTCTGCCGGAGGAGATCAAGTCCGTGCTCCTGCAGTCCGCTGGGTTCCATGGCGGCGTGATGCCGTGAGCTAGGACAACAAGACCGCTGAAaaagagacagagagagagagaaaagaaagaACAATGTAGCTAAGGGGAAGTTTACATGAACTGGTGTTTCCAGTCTCAGGGTTGGTTTTCGTCTTTTAACAGTTTGAGACCGTTACAGACCTGCTAGTCTTCCTTTAATTAGTCTGATAGAGTAGAAAATAATGCCGGTGTTCTCCTTCCTGGTCTGTTCTAGTTCTTGGTACATGCTTTTGCCCTGTTCAGTTAGCTAGCTCTATCTCATGAAATTCCGAATCGAAATCAGGTGCCAGTCAAATCCGTGTCAGGCTctgttcggttgttatggatttgagCTCTGGATTGATTCCTagccggattacttctctaatttatatagattttgatgAGCTGGAATAAATCCTGGTCTATTCCGGTGAAACCGAACAGGGCCTCAGTCAGATCCGTTCCTAAACGGCTCAAATCCGTTCCTAAACAGTGAACCGTTCCTAAACGGCTCAAATCCGGTGCCAGTCAGATCCGTGTCTCGACCTTCCTTTCTGCCGTGGCTTTGCCTGCTTGTTCGGGTTCGCGAAAGCCTGGTGCCGTTGCTGCATGCATGATGCTGAGTAGTAACAGACGAGACGAGACGAGGTTCAGCAGGCTGGTCCATGGTACCGTGGGCGGTGGGCCAAACCATACGCGTCTTCACTGCAGCCGGGCATTAGCAGCGCCGGATCTGGATGGTTTCCGGGTAGAAGCTGGTGAAATGTAAAGATGAAATTAAGCTGGTTAATTCTACCCTGCCGGCCCCCTGGCGCGTGGAAACTGCAGTTCTATTGCTGTGGTGTGGAGTACTGGAGTTGGTAGATTTTTAGCTGTGCTTGTGCACCTACCTCTTGGTCTTGGGTGAAATTTTTCAGTCCGGGTGGTTTTTTAGCTGTGCTTGTGCTTGTGCACCTACCTCTTGGTCTTCCTGAACTAAACAAAGGTGCGTGCCAAGAACTGCGTTGCTCCTTTCTCTGCTCTTGTCAAGGACTCGTCGTCCCTCACTTGGCACATAGCAGACGCAGATCCAACGCAGCATGGCGCCCTGACTCGACCCCGGCCATAAATGGCTGCACGGCCGCATGATTCCCTTTCCGGCGTGCCGTCCGGCGCCGCTGCGGCGACATCGGCAGCGCCTGCCAGGGACGTCTCTGCAGTTCCAATCATGAGGCCCAGTCGGCGTGCGTGCATGCAAATATATGCAATGCAGGGCGGCTCGCTGGCGTGCAATGAGATGAGAATGAGACGCGCGCATTGAATTCAGTTCACTCCATTCCTGTGCGCGCCTCTCTCTCACACAAAACAATTCATCTCTGTCTCGGCATGTCCTGCTTAGATTCATTCACAGTACACAGCACACCAGGATCCTTAGCCTCGGTTTGTTTTAGTTAGAAATTTCGAACAGCTCATAGCGTTAGAGTACCTTTTTGGATTTACCCTGTGTATTTAGCTTAGACTCAACTAACTCAGTCTATTAATACATCATCTGACCCCTTGTTAAGGTTAGGATTTCCCACAGTATTCTGTTCCAGCTTTTTACAATTGTTGAAGAACCGGTGATACAACGAGAGGGGATGAACGGGAGCCAATCAAATTTTACTACCGAACACTGAAAATAAGTACTTCACTTCAATTGAAATGAAATAAGTACTCAAACCAAAATCACACCACCAAATGATTGATCTCATGATTTCAAAATGTTCCTAATACCCACACGAGACGGGTCGCAAATCGGGCACCGAAAAGTCCTAATCGGTCCAAAACCGTGTCGCGAACAGGAGTTGATTTCAGCAGCACGAAATTCTGTTCTCGTATGCGAAACTAAGCAAACGAACTCCGATTGAGATGAAATTTTATATGCACCTGGAAAAATATGTTTCCAGGGTCTCCATAAATTTTGAGCTCAATCGAACTTGTGAATCAACCGCAGATCTAAAAATACTAACAGAATttgggttttgttggggtttcTAGAACGAACTTAGAACGGGATTAGCTAAGATCACAACCACAAACTGCACCGACATGGCGTAAGTTGTGATCTTAGGAGTATATCTCACCCACCAACAAATCCCAACAGCACCAAGAACACAAGAACTCGATGGTTCTTCACGAGATCATAAAGAGAAGAGAAAGTAAGAACTCAAGAGCAAAAGACTTAAAAAAATCAGCAAGGGTACAAACTGAAATTGAAGCCAACCGAAATCTATGGGTCGATCTGGCGACCCTTTCTCAAATGAAACAATACAACTCACAGGCACATTCGACAGACAAATCGCTGTGGGTCTCCTGACACAAGAGGTAACTACCTAGAGAGGAAAACTAGGAGTTCTAAATAAGAGAGACTAAACAAATGGCAGCCAAGAGGTGGTTGTAACAACAGCCCTATGCCTCTATTTTTAGAGGATTATTTCCATTTCATAAACTATCCCTCTTTACATAGATCATATCCACTCCACTGGgggcgaaatggaccaactccaAGGTTTTCGACCCGACGGACACGCGCTCCACAcgaagttgcttcgccttgacgcaccctTCGTTGTGATGCCACGTGCCACCACTGATTTCCACTGGAACCACCGCcaccgagttttgaggcccaaactcagcaaaacccgccatccgtagtgttgggtggttttgaggcccaaaccatcAAAACtgctgtcacacctggattttagGGTAAACCGGGCGtggatcaaatgtgtgctaggatcaagtctcacacatatgatgaatcatggtataaaaacgaatgtcacatctttactatataataggagttttgtacaaaatatctaaataattacatcatacgaacacaacgatctagcaaccatagttgactgggagacaacggcctagacctctcacgaacatcatcgcaacatccttcatgctcctcatcttatggtacttgttcttgacctggggataTGAGTActtttggtcacttgttctcaaaagctatgaatcaagaacaaggcaacacaaatgttaatggttaaagaccttcgtccttcataacattatctccctcgggatataatgatcttcggacgaaggtcatgaaggacataccttctttATTGCAATATACGAAGATATAAACATAATCGTATGAAGCATAGAGaaagcatgaataatcattttagatcattagattattcatattatCATCATCTATCTTTGAACAAATAtcaatgatattaaattacatttgtaccttcggcttgacagaaggtaataatctgagagtgacgtgcgagt
Proteins encoded:
- the LOC103652960 gene encoding transcription factor SCREAM2; this translates as MLPPFGNPLWVPEDVDDQQQHHAPPPTPMGLGPGQGHDEQNLLALASAAAMGAGGIFSSPAVLDDDWYFDPVAAAAAAGAQGQLLLAPPGPAPDAGSQMFSLFNVGGAATFDVHGFDLGLGGGGGGDLVPFAGAGNASNSASFSLVPAGNAGGFLGSFGGFGTAPAQMPDFGGLGGFDMFNSGAGSSSAAPPPPASVSLTAPFSGRGKAAVLRPLEIFPPVGAQPTLFQKRALRRNAGEEDDDKKRKVEAVAAAAGASSGGGGDTVLDDADDDDGGSIDASGLNYDSEDARGVEDSGKKDGKDSNANSTVTGGATGDGKGKRKGLPAKNLMAERRRRKKLNDRLYMLRSVVPKISKMDRASILGDAIEYLKELLQKINDLQNDLESSPSTASLPPTPTSFHPLTPTLPTLPSRVKEELCPSALPSPTSQQPRVEVRMREGRAVNIHMLCARRPGLLLSAMRAIEGLGLDVQQAVISCFNGFSLDIFKAELCKEGPGLLPEEIKSVLLQSAGFHGGVMP